A genomic segment from Sciurus carolinensis chromosome 1, mSciCar1.2, whole genome shotgun sequence encodes:
- the LOC124977085 gene encoding uncharacterized protein LOC124977085 isoform X2: MEMSGLYTAEIKFHSGKSQKVAFRLCIHEPIPEPQILIHSSSNTLDWCNVSLECGTPGTMENFIVTWLSNDFSRELKQQGTLSVASNSRNLSLSLPLSQLNGHLICMVSNPADEKNATLDLESVCPERGSFQSKWLWKGVLVMVLVVSLGAGVWVWKRKKTETERGGTTLLPAVPASATVSQAPPTADSDDLQMDELDSQDPPYAEISPLRPPKNNLDKETCHAQTPKPTLEVHTVYEKIHKSPDPKGDT; this comes from the exons ATGGAAATGAGTGGACTATATACGGCGGAAATCAAATTTCACTCAGGAAAATCCCAGAAGGTAGCCTTTAGACTCTGTATACATG AACCCATTCCTGAACCCCAAATTCTGATTCATTCATCATCCAACACATTAGACTGGTGCAATGTCAGTCTGGAGTGTGGGACCCCAGGGACCATGGAGAACTTCATAGTGACCTGGTTGAGCAACGACTTTTCCAGGGAATTGAAGCAGCAAGGGACACTGTCAGTAGCCTCCAACTCCAGGAATCTAAGTCTGAGCCTGCCCCTGAGTCAGTTAAATGGTCATCTCATTTGTATGGTCAGCAACCCTGCAGACGAGAAGAATGCAACCTTAGACCTGGAGAGCGTCTGCCCAGAGAGGG GTTCTTTCCAGAGCAAATGGCTTTGGAAAGGAGTTCTTGTCATGGTTCTGGTGGTGAGTCTGGGAGCTGGAGTGTGGGtctggaagaggaagaagacgGAGACTGAGAGAG GTGGGACCACCCTCCTGCCTGCAGTACCAGCCTCAGCCACTGTTTCCCAAGCCCCTCCTACAGCTGACTCTGATGACCTGCAGATGGATGAACTTGATAGTCAGGACCCTCCCTATGCAGAGATCAGCCCTCTGAGGCCCCCTAAG AACAACTTGGACAAGGAGACCTGCCATGCACAGACCCCCAAGCCAACTCTGGAAGTCCACACTGTTTATGAGAAGATTCATAAAAGTCCAGACCCCAAAGGGGACACCTAG
- the LOC124977085 gene encoding uncharacterized protein LOC124977085 isoform X1 yields the protein MEGSGSRCWLHILILMLQILLFLGFQTVKDPSFSCTLNRAVGESVQLPLNYSLSPDVREIEWNWNSEDERKQFLVSWKPKTPIPEWYELEDKYKHRFHLTEKYFLDILNLTMEMSGLYTAEIKFHSGKSQKVAFRLCIHEPIPEPQILIHSSSNTLDWCNVSLECGTPGTMENFIVTWLSNDFSRELKQQGTLSVASNSRNLSLSLPLSQLNGHLICMVSNPADEKNATLDLESVCPERGSFQSKWLWKGVLVMVLVVSLGAGVWVWKRKKTETERGGTTLLPAVPASATVSQAPPTADSDDLQMDELDSQDPPYAEISPLRPPKNNLDKETCHAQTPKPTLEVHTVYEKIHKSPDPKGDT from the exons GTTTCCAGACTGTCAAAGACCCCAGCTTTTCCTGCACATTGAACAGGGCTGTGGGGGAATCTGTTCAGTTGCCCTTGAACTACTCTTTGAGTCCTGACGTCCGAGAGATAGAATGGAACTGGAATTCTGAGGATGAGAGAAAGCAGTTTCTGGTGTCTTGGAAGCCTAAAACCCCTATTCCTGAGTGGTATGAACTTGAAGACAAATATAAGCACAGATTCCATCTGACTGAGAAGTATTTTTTGGACATTTTGAATCTCACCATGGAAATGAGTGGACTATATACGGCGGAAATCAAATTTCACTCAGGAAAATCCCAGAAGGTAGCCTTTAGACTCTGTATACATG AACCCATTCCTGAACCCCAAATTCTGATTCATTCATCATCCAACACATTAGACTGGTGCAATGTCAGTCTGGAGTGTGGGACCCCAGGGACCATGGAGAACTTCATAGTGACCTGGTTGAGCAACGACTTTTCCAGGGAATTGAAGCAGCAAGGGACACTGTCAGTAGCCTCCAACTCCAGGAATCTAAGTCTGAGCCTGCCCCTGAGTCAGTTAAATGGTCATCTCATTTGTATGGTCAGCAACCCTGCAGACGAGAAGAATGCAACCTTAGACCTGGAGAGCGTCTGCCCAGAGAGGG GTTCTTTCCAGAGCAAATGGCTTTGGAAAGGAGTTCTTGTCATGGTTCTGGTGGTGAGTCTGGGAGCTGGAGTGTGGGtctggaagaggaagaagacgGAGACTGAGAGAG GTGGGACCACCCTCCTGCCTGCAGTACCAGCCTCAGCCACTGTTTCCCAAGCCCCTCCTACAGCTGACTCTGATGACCTGCAGATGGATGAACTTGATAGTCAGGACCCTCCCTATGCAGAGATCAGCCCTCTGAGGCCCCCTAAG AACAACTTGGACAAGGAGACCTGCCATGCACAGACCCCCAAGCCAACTCTGGAAGTCCACACTGTTTATGAGAAGATTCATAAAAGTCCAGACCCCAAAGGGGACACCTAG
- the LOC124977085 gene encoding uncharacterized protein LOC124977085 isoform X3 codes for MEGSGSRCWLHILILMLQILLFLEPIPEPQILIHSSSNTLDWCNVSLECGTPGTMENFIVTWLSNDFSRELKQQGTLSVASNSRNLSLSLPLSQLNGHLICMVSNPADEKNATLDLESVCPERGSFQSKWLWKGVLVMVLVVSLGAGVWVWKRKKTETERGGTTLLPAVPASATVSQAPPTADSDDLQMDELDSQDPPYAEISPLRPPKNNLDKETCHAQTPKPTLEVHTVYEKIHKSPDPKGDT; via the exons AACCCATTCCTGAACCCCAAATTCTGATTCATTCATCATCCAACACATTAGACTGGTGCAATGTCAGTCTGGAGTGTGGGACCCCAGGGACCATGGAGAACTTCATAGTGACCTGGTTGAGCAACGACTTTTCCAGGGAATTGAAGCAGCAAGGGACACTGTCAGTAGCCTCCAACTCCAGGAATCTAAGTCTGAGCCTGCCCCTGAGTCAGTTAAATGGTCATCTCATTTGTATGGTCAGCAACCCTGCAGACGAGAAGAATGCAACCTTAGACCTGGAGAGCGTCTGCCCAGAGAGGG GTTCTTTCCAGAGCAAATGGCTTTGGAAAGGAGTTCTTGTCATGGTTCTGGTGGTGAGTCTGGGAGCTGGAGTGTGGGtctggaagaggaagaagacgGAGACTGAGAGAG GTGGGACCACCCTCCTGCCTGCAGTACCAGCCTCAGCCACTGTTTCCCAAGCCCCTCCTACAGCTGACTCTGATGACCTGCAGATGGATGAACTTGATAGTCAGGACCCTCCCTATGCAGAGATCAGCCCTCTGAGGCCCCCTAAG AACAACTTGGACAAGGAGACCTGCCATGCACAGACCCCCAAGCCAACTCTGGAAGTCCACACTGTTTATGAGAAGATTCATAAAAGTCCAGACCCCAAAGGGGACACCTAG